In a single window of the Streptomyces sp. NBC_00094 genome:
- a CDS encoding WhiB family transcriptional regulator, producing MLQLPHQPLQVAAVPPQRTPAREDEAGPWHAEAVCRRDEAGLFFAPSKEPTAARLAREEAAKRVCARCPVMVECREHALLQPEPYGVWGGLTAAERRVVLARRRRREVELKKASATDRIAQAG from the coding sequence GTGCTGCAACTGCCGCATCAGCCCCTCCAGGTCGCCGCCGTTCCCCCTCAGCGCACCCCTGCTCGGGAGGACGAGGCCGGCCCCTGGCACGCGGAGGCGGTGTGCCGCCGGGACGAGGCCGGGTTGTTCTTCGCCCCCTCCAAGGAGCCGACCGCCGCGCGGCTCGCCCGGGAGGAGGCGGCCAAGCGGGTCTGCGCCCGCTGTCCCGTGATGGTCGAGTGCCGGGAGCACGCGCTGCTGCAGCCCGAGCCGTACGGGGTGTGGGGCGGACTCACCGCCGCGGAGCGCCGTGTGGTCCTGGCCCGCCGCCGGCGCCGTGAGGTGGAGCTGAAGAAGGCGTCCGCGACCGATCGGATCGCCCAGGCCGGCTGA
- the glpX gene encoding class II fructose-bisphosphatase produces the protein MTESHHLPPELVVSPEAPDRNLALELVRVTEAAAMAAGRWVGRGDKIGADGAAVNAMRTLISTVSMNGVVVIGEGEKDEAPMLFNGERVGDGTGAEVDIAVDPIDGTTLNAKGMPNAIAVLAAADRGTMFDPSAVFYMDKLVTGPEAADFVDINAPVSVNIRRVAKAKNSSPEDITVMILDRPRHEGIVKEIRETGARIKFISDGDVAGSIMAVREGTGVDMLMGVGGTPEGIISACAIKCLGGVIQGKLWPKDEAERQKALDAGHDLDRVLSTNDLVSGDNVFFVATGITDGELLRGVRYRAETATTQSLVMRSKSGTIRQIDSTHRLSKLRAYSKIDFDRAK, from the coding sequence ATGACCGAGAGCCATCACCTGCCGCCCGAGCTCGTCGTCTCCCCCGAGGCCCCCGACCGCAACCTCGCCCTTGAGCTGGTACGCGTCACCGAGGCCGCCGCCATGGCCGCCGGCCGCTGGGTCGGTCGCGGCGACAAGATCGGCGCGGACGGCGCGGCGGTCAACGCCATGCGGACCCTGATCTCCACCGTCTCGATGAACGGCGTCGTCGTCATCGGCGAGGGCGAGAAGGACGAAGCCCCGATGCTCTTCAACGGGGAGCGGGTCGGCGACGGCACCGGCGCCGAGGTCGACATCGCGGTCGACCCGATCGACGGCACCACGCTCAACGCCAAGGGCATGCCGAACGCGATCGCCGTCCTGGCCGCCGCCGACCGCGGCACCATGTTCGACCCGTCCGCGGTGTTCTACATGGACAAGCTGGTCACCGGCCCCGAGGCCGCCGACTTCGTCGACATCAACGCCCCCGTCTCGGTCAACATCCGCCGGGTCGCCAAGGCGAAGAACTCCTCGCCCGAGGACATCACGGTCATGATCCTGGACCGCCCCCGTCACGAGGGCATCGTCAAGGAGATCCGCGAGACCGGGGCCCGGATCAAGTTCATCTCGGACGGCGACGTCGCCGGTTCGATCATGGCCGTCCGCGAGGGCACCGGCGTCGACATGCTCATGGGCGTCGGCGGCACGCCCGAGGGCATCATCTCCGCCTGCGCCATCAAGTGCCTCGGCGGTGTGATCCAGGGCAAGCTGTGGCCGAAGGACGAGGCCGAGCGGCAGAAGGCGCTCGACGCGGGCCACGACCTGGACCGGGTGCTCTCCACGAACGACCTGGTCAGCGGCGACAACGTGTTCTTCGTCGCGACCGGCATCACCGACGGCGAGCTGCTGCGCGGGGTGCGCTACCGCGCCGAGACGGCGACCACGCAGTCGCTGGTCATGCGCTCGAAGTCCGGCACGATCCGCCAGATCGACTCCACGCACCGGCTCTCGAAGCTGCGCGCGTACAGCAAGATCGACTTCGACCGCGCCAAGTAG
- a CDS encoding DUF4245 domain-containing protein has protein sequence MWGVAGMRGRQTVRGMFQSLGVIMVAAGVMYLFIPHDEDAAPVKAKDYRVELLTAQRAAPYPVLAPEGLGADWKATVVSYKREKADAWQLGFLSPDTQYVAIHQSTAAPGKYVPEVTHEAKDTGKTQTVGGQVWHRWEGPKYDALVRTEGGATTVVTGTASFERLAEMAGSLRSQKA, from the coding sequence ATGTGGGGCGTGGCAGGTATGCGAGGTAGGCAGACGGTACGAGGGATGTTCCAGTCCCTCGGGGTGATCATGGTCGCTGCGGGAGTGATGTATCTCTTCATCCCGCACGACGAGGACGCGGCGCCGGTCAAGGCGAAGGACTACCGCGTCGAGCTCCTGACGGCCCAGCGGGCGGCACCGTATCCGGTGCTGGCCCCCGAGGGTCTCGGCGCGGACTGGAAGGCGACGGTCGTCTCGTACAAGCGCGAGAAGGCCGACGCCTGGCAGCTCGGTTTCCTCTCCCCGGACACGCAGTACGTGGCGATCCACCAGTCGACGGCGGCGCCGGGCAAGTACGTGCCCGAGGTCACCCATGAGGCGAAGGACACAGGGAAGACCCAGACGGTGGGCGGCCAGGTCTGGCACCGCTGGGAGGGACCGAAGTACGACGCGCTCGTCCGGACGGAGGGCGGCGCGACGACCGTCGTGACCGGCACGGCCTCCTTCGAGCGGCTGGCCGAGATGGCGGGCTCGCTCCGGTCGCAGAAGGCCTGA
- a CDS encoding malonic semialdehyde reductase: protein MSLALDPAAQDLLFREARTANTFTDEPVTDEQVQAIYDLMQYGPTAFNQTPLRITLVRSPEARERLVKHMAEGNQAKTAAAPLVAILSADNEFHEELPVLFPHFPQAKEIFFSERPVREQAATVNASLQAGYFIMGIRAAGLAAGPMTGIDFAGIQKEFLDADHTPLMVINIGKPGENAWFPRSPRLSYDEVVATV from the coding sequence ATGTCTCTCGCCCTTGACCCCGCCGCCCAGGACCTCCTTTTCCGTGAGGCCCGCACCGCCAACACGTTCACCGACGAGCCGGTGACCGACGAGCAGGTCCAGGCGATCTACGACCTGATGCAGTACGGTCCGACCGCCTTCAACCAGACCCCGCTCCGCATCACCCTGGTCCGCTCCCCCGAGGCCCGCGAGCGCCTGGTCAAGCACATGGCCGAGGGCAACCAGGCGAAGACCGCCGCCGCCCCGCTGGTCGCGATCCTCTCCGCGGACAACGAGTTCCACGAGGAGCTCCCGGTCCTGTTCCCGCACTTCCCGCAGGCCAAGGAGATCTTCTTCTCCGAGCGCCCGGTCCGCGAGCAGGCCGCCACGGTGAACGCCTCCCTCCAGGCCGGCTACTTCATCATGGGCATCCGCGCCGCCGGCCTCGCCGCCGGCCCGATGACCGGTATCGACTTCGCCGGCATCCAGAAGGAGTTCCTGGACGCCGACCACACCCCGCTGATGGTCATCAACATCGGCAAGCCCGGCGAGAACGCGTGGTTCCCGCGCTCCCCGCGCCTGTCCTACGACGAGGTCGTCGCGACCGTCTGA
- a CDS encoding exodeoxyribonuclease VII small subunit, which yields MAAGTEEEAALGYEQARDELIEVVRRLEAGGTSLEESLALWERGEELAKVCRRRLEGARARLDASLAADGEE from the coding sequence ATGGCAGCAGGCACGGAGGAAGAGGCGGCGCTCGGGTACGAGCAGGCGCGGGACGAGCTGATCGAGGTCGTTCGGCGGCTCGAAGCGGGCGGGACGTCCCTGGAGGAGTCCCTCGCGCTCTGGGAGCGCGGCGAGGAGCTGGCGAAGGTCTGCCGGCGGCGGCTGGAAGGGGCGCGGGCCCGGCTGGACGCCTCGCTGGCGGCGGACGGGGAGGAGTAG
- the xseA gene encoding exodeoxyribonuclease VII large subunit — translation MALTTSAEAPIPVGEVSRLIGGWIDRLGAIWVEGQITQLSRRPGAGVVFLTLRDPSYDISIGVTCYRQVFDSVADLVSEGARVVVHAKPEWYAPRGQLSLRAVEIKPVGIGELLARLEQLKRSLAAEGLFALDRKKPLPFLPRLVGLVCGRASAAERDVLENARRRWPAVRFEVRNVPVQGVKAVPQVIQAVQELDAHEDVDVIIVARGGGSVEDLLPFSDEQLVRAVADCRTPVVSAIGHEPDSPLLDLVADLRASTPTDAAKKVVPDVGEELDRVRGLRDRALRTVRGLLEREERGLAHTLARPVMEHPQRMVEVREAEIEALLARSRRVLGHLLDRADSELSHTRARVRALSPAATMERGYAVLQRADGAVVRSPEEVAEGEELRARVAEGEFAVRRVADPA, via the coding sequence ATGGCTCTGACTACGTCCGCCGAAGCACCGATTCCCGTCGGTGAGGTTTCCCGTCTGATCGGGGGCTGGATCGACCGGCTCGGGGCGATCTGGGTCGAGGGGCAGATCACGCAGCTGTCGCGGCGGCCCGGCGCCGGGGTCGTCTTCCTGACGCTGCGGGATCCCTCGTACGACATCTCGATCGGCGTCACCTGCTACCGCCAGGTCTTCGACTCGGTCGCCGACCTGGTGTCCGAGGGCGCCCGGGTCGTCGTGCACGCCAAGCCCGAGTGGTACGCGCCGCGCGGGCAGCTGTCGCTGCGGGCCGTGGAGATCAAGCCGGTCGGGATCGGCGAGCTGCTGGCCCGGCTGGAGCAGCTGAAGCGGAGCCTGGCGGCCGAGGGGCTCTTCGCGCTCGACCGGAAGAAGCCGCTGCCGTTCCTGCCACGTCTCGTCGGTCTCGTCTGCGGACGCGCCTCGGCGGCGGAGCGTGACGTCCTGGAGAACGCGCGTCGCCGCTGGCCGGCCGTCCGCTTCGAGGTGCGGAACGTGCCGGTGCAGGGCGTGAAGGCGGTCCCGCAGGTGATCCAGGCGGTGCAGGAGCTCGACGCCCACGAGGACGTGGACGTGATCATCGTCGCCCGGGGCGGCGGCAGCGTCGAGGACCTGCTGCCGTTCTCGGACGAGCAGCTCGTCCGGGCCGTCGCCGACTGCCGTACGCCGGTGGTCTCCGCGATCGGGCACGAGCCGGACTCGCCCCTCCTCGACCTGGTGGCGGACCTGCGGGCCTCGACGCCGACGGACGCGGCGAAGAAGGTCGTCCCGGACGTCGGGGAGGAGCTCGACCGGGTGCGCGGGCTGCGCGACCGGGCCCTGCGGACCGTTCGGGGACTCCTGGAGCGGGAGGAGCGCGGCCTCGCGCACACCCTCGCGCGGCCCGTCATGGAGCATCCGCAGCGGATGGTCGAGGTCCGCGAGGCCGAGATCGAGGCGCTGCTGGCGCGGAGCAGACGGGTCCTGGGGCACCTCCTGGACCGCGCGGACTCCGAGCTGTCGCACACCCGGGCGCGAGTCCGGGCGCTGTCGCCGGCGGCGACGATGGAGCGGGGGTACGCGGTGCTCCAGCGGGCGGACGGCGCGGTGGTCCGCTCCCCCGAGGAGGTCGCGGAGGGCGAGGAGCTGCGGGCCCGGGTCGCCGAGGGCGAGTTCGCGGTGCGGCGCGTGGCCGACCCGGCCTGA
- a CDS encoding APC family permease produces MAEESQVAAREGHADLRRSLGFRDLVVYGLLFIAPMAPVGVFGTLDAKSHGAVALVYVVATVAMAFTAFSYAQMVRVAPQAGSVFTYARKGLGEGPGFVAGWMALLDYLLIPAVAYLFAGIAMEALVPEVDRWVWTGIAVVLTTLLNLWGVRAAARVGFAVLTMEIVVLLVFVVSAVVVLVRDGAQRDWWSPLTGDGGFSAAAVLGAVSVAVLSYLGFDAIASFAEEVTGGSAKVARALLFCLALAGALFVAQTWLVALLEPVSSAELAADPARQGSAFYDAVEVSVGSWLHDLVAVSKAIGAAFAALAGQAAGGRLLFAMGRERRLPHVLARTDSGVPRVALLVSATVTMVAALWAARRDDGLDHLVSVVDVGALTAFVLLHASVVGWFAVRRAEGPPNWLKHVVMPVTGAAILVAVIVEASVAAQVVGVVWLGVGLVVLALQGTTRTPARP; encoded by the coding sequence ATGGCCGAGGAATCACAGGTGGCTGCGCGCGAGGGACATGCGGATCTCCGTCGGAGCCTCGGCTTCCGCGACCTGGTCGTGTACGGGCTCCTCTTCATCGCGCCCATGGCGCCGGTCGGTGTCTTCGGCACGCTCGACGCCAAGTCCCACGGGGCCGTCGCACTGGTGTACGTCGTGGCCACCGTCGCCATGGCGTTCACGGCCTTCAGTTACGCCCAGATGGTGCGGGTCGCACCGCAGGCCGGCTCCGTCTTCACGTACGCCCGCAAGGGGCTGGGCGAGGGGCCCGGGTTCGTCGCCGGGTGGATGGCGCTGCTCGACTACCTGCTGATCCCCGCCGTCGCCTATCTCTTCGCGGGCATCGCGATGGAGGCGCTGGTCCCGGAGGTGGACCGGTGGGTGTGGACGGGGATCGCCGTGGTGCTCACCACCCTCCTCAACCTGTGGGGCGTCCGGGCGGCGGCCCGGGTCGGCTTCGCCGTGCTGACCATGGAGATCGTCGTCCTGCTGGTCTTCGTCGTGTCGGCGGTGGTGGTGCTCGTACGGGACGGGGCGCAGCGCGACTGGTGGTCGCCGCTCACCGGGGACGGCGGGTTCTCGGCCGCGGCGGTGCTCGGCGCCGTGTCGGTGGCCGTCCTCTCCTACCTGGGCTTCGACGCGATCGCCTCCTTCGCGGAGGAGGTCACGGGCGGTTCGGCGAAGGTCGCGCGGGCGCTGCTGTTCTGTCTGGCGCTCGCGGGCGCGCTGTTCGTGGCGCAGACCTGGCTGGTGGCCCTGCTGGAACCGGTCTCGTCGGCCGAGCTCGCGGCGGATCCCGCAAGGCAGGGCTCCGCCTTCTACGACGCCGTGGAAGTCTCCGTCGGGAGCTGGCTGCACGATCTGGTGGCCGTCTCGAAGGCGATCGGCGCGGCCTTCGCCGCCCTCGCGGGGCAGGCGGCAGGCGGCCGCCTGCTCTTCGCGATGGGCCGCGAGCGGCGGCTGCCGCACGTGCTCGCCCGGACGGACTCGGGCGTGCCGCGGGTGGCGCTTCTCGTGTCGGCGACGGTGACGATGGTCGCGGCGCTGTGGGCGGCGCGGCGGGACGACGGGCTCGACCACCTGGTGTCGGTGGTCGACGTCGGCGCGCTGACGGCGTTCGTCCTGCTGCACGCGAGCGTGGTGGGCTGGTTCGCGGTACGGAGGGCGGAGGGGCCGCCGAACTGGCTGAAGCACGTCGTGATGCCGGTGACCGGGGCGGCGATCCTCGTCGCGGTGATCGTGGAGGCCTCGGTCGCGGCGCAGGTCGTGGGCGTGGTGTGGCTGGGTGTCGGGCTCGTCGTCCTGGCCCTCCAGGGCACGACGCGGACCCCCGCGCGGCCCTGA
- a CDS encoding 4-hydroxy-3-methylbut-2-enyl diphosphate reductase — MTATPASTPESAPATNRPKRVLLAAPRGYCAGVDRAVIAVEKALEQYGAPIYVRHEIVHNKYVVQTLERKGAIFVDQATEVPPGNIVMFSAHGVAPTVHEEARQGRLATIDATCPLVTKVHKEAVRFANEDFDILLIGHEGHEEVIGTSGEAPDHIQLVDGPGDVAKIEVRDPSRVVWLSQTTLSVDETMETVDALKEKFPQLISPPSDDICYATQNRQIAIKELAGQAELVIVVGSKNSSNSIRMVEVAKQAGVPAAYLVDFASEIDEAWLEGVTSVGLSSGASVPDILVQEVLEWLGERGYADVEIVKTADESLTFSLPKELRNKDLRAVAEQLAASAPGASVASATE, encoded by the coding sequence ATGACTGCAACGCCCGCGTCGACGCCCGAGTCCGCCCCCGCGACGAACCGCCCGAAGCGTGTCCTGCTCGCCGCTCCCCGCGGTTACTGCGCGGGCGTGGACCGTGCCGTGATCGCGGTGGAGAAGGCCCTGGAGCAGTACGGGGCGCCGATCTACGTACGCCACGAGATCGTCCACAACAAGTACGTGGTCCAGACGCTGGAGCGGAAGGGCGCGATCTTCGTCGACCAGGCGACCGAGGTGCCGCCGGGCAACATCGTGATGTTCTCCGCGCACGGCGTCGCCCCGACCGTCCACGAGGAGGCCCGCCAGGGCCGGCTCGCGACGATCGACGCGACCTGCCCGCTGGTCACCAAGGTCCACAAGGAAGCCGTCCGCTTCGCCAACGAGGACTTCGACATCCTCCTCATCGGCCACGAGGGTCACGAGGAGGTCATCGGCACCTCCGGCGAGGCCCCCGACCACATCCAGCTGGTCGACGGCCCCGGGGACGTCGCCAAGATCGAGGTCCGCGACCCCTCCCGGGTCGTCTGGCTCTCCCAGACCACGCTCTCGGTCGACGAGACGATGGAGACGGTCGACGCGCTGAAGGAGAAGTTCCCGCAGCTGATCTCCCCGCCGTCCGACGACATCTGCTACGCCACGCAGAACCGTCAGATCGCGATCAAGGAGCTCGCCGGCCAGGCCGAGCTGGTGATCGTCGTCGGCTCGAAGAACTCCTCGAACTCGATCCGCATGGTCGAGGTCGCCAAGCAGGCCGGCGTCCCCGCCGCGTACCTGGTCGACTTCGCGAGCGAGATCGACGAGGCCTGGCTGGAGGGCGTGACCAGCGTCGGCCTCTCCTCCGGCGCCTCCGTCCCGGACATCCTGGTCCAGGAGGTCCTGGAATGGCTGGGCGAGCGCGGCTACGCGGACGTCGAGATCGTCAAGACGGCGGACGAGTCCCTGACGTTCTCGCTCCCCAAGGAGCTCCGCAACAAGGACCTGCGGGCCGTGGCGGAGCAGCTGGCGGCGAGCGCTCCCGGCGCTTCGGTCGCCTCCGCCACGGAGTAA
- the ppgK gene encoding polyphosphate--glucose phosphotransferase: protein MNVFGVDIGGSGIKGAPVDLERGTLAEERHKVLTPQPATPDGVAGCVVEVVEHFGWTGPVGVTFPGVVTGSTVRTAANVDKAWIGVDAGTLLSERLGGLPVTVLNDADAAGVAEMTFGAGRGRKGTVILLTLGTGIGSALFVDGRLVPNTELGHLELKGHDAETRASTKAKEDEDLSWEHWAKRRLTKYLAHVEMLFSPELFIIGGGVSRKADKFLPFVEGIRAEIVPAELQNNAGIVGAAMAAGEA, encoded by the coding sequence ATGAACGTCTTCGGAGTGGACATCGGCGGCTCGGGCATCAAGGGCGCCCCCGTGGATCTGGAGCGCGGCACGCTTGCCGAGGAGCGCCACAAGGTACTGACCCCGCAGCCCGCCACACCCGACGGTGTGGCGGGCTGCGTCGTGGAGGTCGTGGAGCACTTCGGCTGGACGGGACCGGTCGGGGTGACCTTCCCGGGCGTGGTGACGGGCTCCACGGTCCGTACCGCCGCCAACGTCGACAAGGCCTGGATCGGCGTCGACGCGGGCACGCTGCTGAGCGAGCGGCTCGGCGGCCTCCCGGTGACCGTCCTGAACGACGCGGACGCGGCCGGGGTCGCGGAGATGACCTTCGGCGCGGGCCGGGGCCGCAAGGGCACGGTGATCCTGCTGACCCTCGGTACGGGCATCGGCTCGGCCCTCTTCGTCGACGGCCGGCTCGTCCCGAACACGGAGCTGGGCCACCTGGAGCTGAAGGGCCACGACGCGGAGACGCGGGCCTCGACGAAGGCCAAGGAGGACGAGGACCTCAGCTGGGAGCACTGGGCGAAGCGCCGGCTGACGAAGTACCTCGCGCACGTGGAGATGCTGTTCTCGCCGGAGCTGTTCATCATCGGCGGCGGGGTGAGCCGCAAGGCGGACAAGTTCCTCCCGTTCGTCGAGGGCATCCGCGCGGAGATCGTCCCGGCGGAGCTCCAGAACAACGCGGGCATCGTGGGCGCGGCGATGGCGGCGGGCGAGGCCTGA
- a CDS encoding DUF6542 domain-containing protein has protein sequence MGAAAPGRPPGARPVPPVVLALRRLPSPRLTGLGAGLFAAAAMLVIGFLDRLILDGSPLAFGLLFLPVSALTALWVRAADLVTAPISVPIAFAVGVVPIAGGTGGLGGQAMAVVTALAVHAGWLYGGTLVAGLITSVRKVRDMGRRQQRAATAPGGRVAPGEKAGGRPSAPGRRPVA, from the coding sequence GTGGGCGCCGCCGCTCCCGGGCGGCCGCCGGGCGCACGCCCCGTACCGCCCGTCGTCCTCGCCCTGCGGCGGCTCCCCTCGCCCCGGCTCACCGGACTCGGCGCCGGGCTCTTCGCCGCCGCCGCGATGCTGGTGATCGGATTCCTCGACCGGCTGATCCTCGACGGCTCCCCGCTCGCTTTCGGGCTGCTGTTCCTGCCGGTCAGCGCCCTGACCGCGCTCTGGGTCCGGGCCGCCGACCTCGTGACCGCGCCGATCAGCGTGCCCATCGCCTTCGCCGTCGGTGTCGTCCCCATCGCGGGCGGTACGGGAGGGCTCGGCGGCCAGGCCATGGCCGTCGTGACCGCGCTCGCCGTGCACGCCGGGTGGCTCTACGGCGGCACCCTCGTCGCCGGGCTCATCACGAGCGTGCGGAAGGTGCGGGACATGGGGAGGCGGCAGCAGCGTGCGGCGACCGCCCCCGGGGGCCGGGTGGCCCCGGGCGAGAAGGCGGGCGGGCGCCCCTCGGCACCGGGACGCCGACCGGTCGCCTGA
- the ychF gene encoding redox-regulated ATPase YchF produces the protein MSLTIGIVGLPNVGKSTLFNALTKNDVLAANYPFATIEPNVGVVGVPDARLAVLAGIFGSQKILPATVDFVDIAGIVRGASEGEGLGNKFLANIRESDAICQVIRAFKDENVVHVDGKVSPKDDIETINTELILADLQSIEKAEPRLTKESRLQKEKVAVLAAVLEAKKILEAGDTLFSKGIAKGTEQGDLLHELHLLTTKPFLYVFNVDEDELTDEAFKEEQRALVAPAEAIFLNAKLEQELIELEDDEALELLQSVGQEEPGMATLGRVGFATLGLQTYLTAGPKETRAWTIKKGATAPEAAGVIHTDFQRGFIKAEIISFADLVECGSVAEARAKGKARMEGKEYVMQDGDVVEFRFNV, from the coding sequence GTGTCGCTCACGATCGGAATCGTCGGTCTGCCGAATGTCGGCAAGTCGACCCTGTTCAACGCCCTGACCAAGAACGACGTGCTGGCGGCCAACTACCCGTTCGCCACGATCGAGCCCAACGTCGGAGTCGTCGGTGTCCCCGACGCCCGCCTGGCGGTCCTCGCGGGCATCTTCGGCTCGCAGAAGATCCTCCCCGCGACGGTGGACTTCGTCGACATCGCCGGCATCGTGCGCGGTGCCTCGGAGGGCGAGGGCCTCGGCAACAAGTTCCTCGCGAACATCCGCGAGTCGGACGCGATCTGCCAGGTCATCCGCGCCTTCAAGGACGAGAACGTCGTCCACGTCGACGGCAAGGTCTCGCCGAAGGACGACATCGAGACGATCAACACGGAGCTGATCCTCGCGGACCTCCAGTCGATCGAGAAGGCGGAGCCCCGCCTGACGAAGGAGTCCCGCCTCCAGAAGGAGAAGGTCGCGGTCCTCGCGGCCGTCCTCGAGGCCAAGAAGATCCTCGAAGCGGGCGACACCCTCTTCTCGAAGGGCATCGCCAAGGGCACGGAGCAGGGCGACCTCCTCCACGAACTGCACCTCCTCACCACGAAGCCCTTCCTCTACGTCTTCAACGTGGACGAGGACGAGCTGACGGACGAGGCCTTCAAGGAGGAGCAGCGCGCCCTGGTCGCCCCCGCCGAGGCCATCTTCCTGAACGCGAAGCTGGAGCAGGAGCTCATCGAGCTGGAGGACGACGAGGCCCTCGAGCTTCTCCAGTCGGTCGGCCAGGAAGAGCCGGGCATGGCCACCCTGGGCCGCGTCGGCTTCGCGACCCTGGGCCTCCAGACCTACCTGACGGCAGGCCCGAAGGAAACCCGCGCCTGGACGATCAAGAAGGGCGCCACCGCCCCCGAGGCCGCCGGCGTCATCCACACCGACTTCCAGCGCGGCTTCATCAAGGCGGAGATCATCTCCTTCGCCGACCTCGTCGAATGCGGCTCGGTCGCCGAGGCCCGCGCGAAGGGCAAGGCCCGCATGGAGGGCAAGGAGTACGTCATGCAGGACGGCGACGTGGTGGAGTTCCGCTTCAACGTCTGA
- a CDS encoding Uma2 family endonuclease: protein MTALPDWMRPPRAEGWFAEDLDRLPEAPRHTELIDGALVFMMSPQRWWHGEIVTDLTLALRTHAPTGYRVGREMTIRLDARNRPEPDLVVTTAAYDPDCTWFAPEDVQLVIEVVSPESAHRDRTVKLRKYAEAGIPHYWCVEDEDGAPVVRVYELDGPTGAYAPAGIFRGTLQRPVPFEINLDLDTLTPARSA, encoded by the coding sequence ATGACCGCACTGCCCGACTGGATGCGCCCGCCGCGCGCGGAAGGCTGGTTCGCGGAGGACCTCGACCGCCTCCCCGAGGCGCCCCGCCATACCGAGCTGATCGACGGAGCGCTGGTTTTCATGATGTCGCCGCAGCGTTGGTGGCACGGAGAGATCGTCACCGACCTCACGCTGGCGCTCAGGACCCACGCCCCCACGGGTTACAGGGTCGGCCGAGAGATGACCATCCGCCTGGACGCGCGCAACCGCCCCGAACCCGATCTCGTGGTGACCACGGCCGCCTATGACCCGGACTGCACCTGGTTCGCGCCCGAGGACGTCCAGCTCGTCATCGAGGTCGTCTCCCCCGAATCCGCCCATCGGGATCGCACAGTAAAGCTCCGCAAGTACGCGGAGGCAGGCATCCCGCACTACTGGTGCGTCGAGGACGAGGACGGGGCCCCCGTCGTCCGCGTCTACGAGCTCGACGGACCCACCGGCGCCTACGCACCCGCCGGCATCTTCCGCGGCACCCTCCAGCGCCCGGTCCCCTTCGAGATCAACCTGGATCTCGACACGCTCACACCGGCCCGCAGCGCCTGA